TATCAGCACCCGCGCGTGCGCGAGATGACCGATCATGCGCGACGGGTGATCCAGCGCCTCTTCGAGCACTACCGCGACGCCGCCTACGCGGACATCACGGGCGGCGTACCGCCCAACCTGCCGGTGACCCGTATCCGCCGGACCCCCGCCCCCGAGGACCGGGAGGCGCTGGCCGCCCGCGCCGTGGCGGACTACATCGCCGGCATGACCGACCGCTTCGCCCTGGCCGAGTACGACGGCTTGCTGGCGGCGGAGCAAGCCCGCCGCCAGCGCTAGGACGCAAGGGCTCGCTTAGAAGCGCCCGCGCAAACCGATCGTGTAGTTGCGACCCGGCAGCGGCGCCAGATCCTTCACGAAGGACGTGTGACGGCGAGCATCCTCATCGAGCAGGTTCGACGCACGCACGAACACCTCGACCGGCACCAGCGCGTCCTCGGCCAGCACCAAGCTAATGTCAGCGTTGAGCATGGTGTAACCGTCGGTCTCCGTCTCGAACTCGGCCACGTCGTCCTGATCGAAGATCTGAGCGATGTCGAAGCCGGTGGTGAGGCGACGATCGTGGTACTCGAGGCGCCCACCCACGCGGGCGGGGGAGATACGCGGCAGATTGCCACCGCCGGAGAGCTCGCCCGACACCACGTCCGCGAACAAGGACAGGTCGAGGTCGCCGCCCTGGGAGAACTCCGCGAGGGTGGCGGAGAACTCCGCCTCGAAGCCCACGAAGTCGGCATCGGCCTGGGTCCACAGGAACACCGGCAGACCGTCCTCGATATCGTCGGTCTCGGCGAGGAAGATGAAGTCCTCGAAGTCGGTCACGTACCCGGTGGCCGAGAAGCCGACGCGTTCACCGCTGTAGCGCCAGGACAGCTCCGCGTGGTTGGAGGTCTCCACGTCGAGGGTGGCATCGCCGATCTCGAAGGTGCTGGTAGCCAGGTGGGGGCCGTCGGAGAAGAGTTCCTCGGCACTCGGCAGGCGTTGCGCGCGGTTCAGGGTCAGGCCGATGCGATGACGCTCGGCAAAGGTGCGGATGGCCGAGGCCGAGACGCTGAAGGCCGTGTCATCGACGCTGCCACCGGCGACGGGCTCCTGATCCTGGGTCTCGAAGCGACCGCCGATGGAGAAGAACCAGTCGTCCAGATCGAGCTCTTCGATCAGGTAGACGCCCACGCTGGTGGTGTCGACGGGGGGCACGAAGGCCTCGGCGCCGATCGCCGAGAACTCGGCGGTGGCGAACTGCACGCCGAAGGAGCCCACCCAGTCGCCGATCGGCTGATGGGCAATGTCGAGGCGAGCCTCGAAGGCCTCGTTGGCGAAGGTGGTGCCGATCTCCTCGCCCTCGAGCTCGACGTGGTCGTAGTCGTTGTAGGCGCCGCGAAGTTCGATCTTGCTCAGGAAGCCGCTGGCGGGCTCGATCCCGGCCTTGAAGTCGATACGGGTCTGCTCGAGATCGATGCTGATTCCCTCTTCTCCTTCCTCCTCTTCGCCCTCCTCGCCTTCTTCCTCTTCCTCCTCCTCGATGGTCGGCACACCGTAGGTGGTCTCGAAGGTGCTGACGTTGACACCGAAGTAGCCGCGCTCACCTATCCAGCTCAGGCCACCGCCGAAGGCGGAGGACTCGAGGGCACTATTGGCGACGGTGCCGCGCTCCTGCTCTTCCTCGAAATCCTCCAGGGTGATCGCCACGCCGGGGATGTCGTAGTCGTCCTGATCGCGGATCGAGGCATCGACCTGCAGCACGATCTGACCGATTCCGCCACGCAGGGCCAGCGCCGCAGACTGCTCGTTGGCCACCGTGTTGCCGCCTAGGCGGAAGCGGCCCTCGAGACCGTCGGGAATTTCCGTGGGCAGACGGGTGGTGATCGTGTTGACCACACCGCCTACGGCACCGCTGCCGTAGGCGAGGGTCGCTGGGCCGCGCAGCACTTCCACCCGCTCGACGAGCAGGGGCTCGAGGGCCACGGCGTGGTCCACGCTGACGGTGGAAACATCGAGGGTGGAGATGCCGTCTTCCTGCACGCGCACGCGCGGGCCGCCGAGGCCACGAATGACGGGACGGCTGGCACCAGCGCCGAAGTCACTGGCCGTGACGCCGGGCGTAAGGGCCAGCATCTCACCGATCGTGTTGGTGCGTAGGCGCTCGAGCTCGTCGCCTTCGAGCACGGTCACGCCCTGACCGATCTCGTCGATGGTGTTGTCGAGCAGCGTCGCGACCACCTCAATCTCGTCGATGGGGCGGTGATCCTCATCGTCGTCTTCTTGGGCGAGTACGGCACCGTGATTGATGAGCAAGGCAGCGCCGACAGCGACGCTGAGCGAAGTCGTGCATCCGCGCCCGGTGCGGGCGCTCGAGAAGGGGTTAGCTTCCTGCATGTCGTATTTCCTTTATCCGTAGGCGGGCGCGCGCGAAGGGGCGCTATACGCATCAGCCTCAAGTGCCCTGCGTAGTTGATGGGGCGCAGGGCGAACGAAGAGCGGGGTTAGGTCGCCCAGGGGGCGATCGGAGATTAGATGAGGTGCGGAGGGGCGCGAGGCTGGGTAGAGGTGGGACGCCGCGCAATCGGGGTGGCGCGCGCCACCATCGGGGTCGGGCCGTCCGCCGTGAGGGGCACCGGCGCCGGAGATTCCGAGGGAGCGGGAACGGCGGTATCACGATCGGCCACCAGGCAGAGCACGCAGTGGGGCGTGTCTTCATGCTCGATCGAATGCTCGTGCGAGGCGAGCAGCCAACTCGACAGCAGCAAAGCGGCCGCGAGCGTCCAGACGACTGGCGCTAGGCGGCGCGCGGGTGCGCTGGTGGACTGGCGTTGGCGGGGAAGCATGATGGCGAAGCGATACCGGCGAGGGGTGGTGAGGCAGGGGCTCGCGCTGGCGCGGACATTACACGATCAGCATGTCAGCGCAAGTGGCCCAGAGGGTAAGCGACGAAAATACGGGTTGCCGCGTCAAAAAGACCGGAAAACGGCGACGTATGGTTAGAATAGGCAATGGTTGAAGAGTTGCACTCGGCGGCGCCAAGCCCTTCGCTGCCGGCCAGGGAACGGCTGATCTTCGCCCTCGACGTGCACGGCGACGAGGCGGCGAGAGCCCTGGTCGACGCGCTGGGTGACGCCATCCAGTTCTACAAGTTGGGGCTAGGCCTACTGACCAGTGCGGACTACTTCGGCCTCACCCGATGGCTCGCCGAGGAGCGCGGCCATCGCCTGTTCGCCGACCTCAAGTTCCACGACATCCCGGCCACCGTCGCTAGCGCCGTCCGCGGCCTGCGCGGACGCGGGATTCGCTACGTCACCGTGCACAGCGACCCGCGGGTCATGGAGGCGGCCGTGGAAGCGGCCGGTGAGGAGATCGGCGTGCTGGCCGTGACCGTGCTCACCAGCCTCGATCTGCAGGATCTGCAGCGGCTCGGCCACGCGGTGCCGAGCGTCGAGGCACTGGTACTCGAGCGCGCCCGCCTGGCCCACGCGTGCGGCTGCGCCGGCGTCATCGCCTCGGGCCAGGAGGCCGCGGCGATCCGCGCCTCGCTGCCCGCCAGCGACGCGCCGTTTCGCATCGTCACACCGGGCATTCGGCCCGCTGGCGAAGGCGAGCAGGCCGCCGATCAGAAACGCATCGTCACCCCCGCCGACGCCTTCACCCTCGGCGCGGATCACATCGTGGTGGGGCGGCCGATCCGCGACGCGGCAGACCCGCGCGCCGCCGCCCTCGCCATCCAACGCACCATTGCGGAAATCTTCGAGACATGACCGATAACAACACCGACTTCGCACCGCTCAGCAACGATCTCTTCCTGCGCGCCCTGCTGCGCCAGCCGATCGATCGCACTCCCGTGTGGATGATGCGCCAGGCCGGTCGCTACCTGCCCGAGTACCGCGAGGTGCGCCGCCAGGCAGGCGATTTCCTCTCCCTGTGCATGGCACCGGAGCTCGCCTGCGAGGTGACGCTGCAACCCCTGCGGCGCTATCCCTTGGACGCCGCCATCCTCTTCTCGGACATCCTCACGGTGCCCCACGCCATGGGCCTCGGCCTGCATTTCGTGACCGGTGAAGGGCCTGTGTTCAGTTCGCCCGTGCGCAACCAGGCGGATGTCGACAAGATCGGCGTGCCCGATCCCGAGCAGGAGCTGCGCTACGTGATGGACGCCGTGCGCCTGATCCGTCGCGAGCTCGGCGGCAAGGTACCCCTGATCGGCTTCGCCGGCAGCCCCTGGACCGTGGGCACCTACATGGTGGAGGGCGGCTCCAGCAAGAACTTCGCCCTCATCAAGGGCCTGATCTACTCCGATCCCAAGCTGGCCCATCAGCTGCTGAACACCGTGGCCCTGGCCACCGCCACCTACCTGAACGCCCAGATCGCTGCCGGCGCCCAGGCGGTGATGATCTTCGATACCTGGGGCGGCGCCCTGAGCCCGAGCGACTACCGCGAGTTCTCCCTGCGCTACATGGCGCAGGTGGTCGAATCCCTCCACCGCGAGCACAACGGCCAACGCATCCCCGTGGTGCTGTTCACCAAGGGCGGTGGCGCCTGGCTCGCGGACATGGCGAACACGGGCTGCGATGCCCTCGGCGTCGACTGGACCACCGACCTGGCCGATGCGCGCGCGAAGGTGGGCGACCGCGTGGCGCTGCAGGGCAACCTCGACCCCTGCGTGCTGTACGCCTCGCCTGATCGCATCCGTGAGCAGGTGGGCAAGGTGCTCGCCAGCTACGGCAAGGGCGCCAGTGGGCACGTGTTCAACCTCGGCCACGGCATCCACCCGAACGTCGATCCTGAACACGCGGGCGCCATGATCGCCGCCGTGCATGAGCTGAGCCCCGCCTACCACGAGGCTTAAGCGAACGCGCAGCATGGCAAGCGGGAGGTGAACGAGGCAAGCGAGGCGCCCACGGAGGCCTGGCAGCGCCGCCGCCTCCATCGCATGCAGGCCGTCGCCGGCGGCCTCCTGGCCCTGATGGCGCTGACCTTTGCCATCACCTTTCGCCTCGGCACCGACGCCAGCTGGGTCGGCTACCTGCGCGCGTTCACCGAGGCCGCGATGGTGGGTGCCCTGGCGGATTGGTTCGCCGTCACGGCGCTGTTCCGCCACCCCCTCGGCATCCCCATCCCGCACACGGCCATCATCCCCCAGCGCAAGGACCAGCTCGGCGAGGCCCTCGCCCGCTTCGTGCGCGAGAACTTCCTCAGCACGGAAACCTTAAGCGCCCGGCTCGCGCACATCGACTTCGCCGACGCCGGCGCCACCTGGATGGCCAAGCCGAAGAACGCGGCGCGGGTGGGGCGCGAAGCGGCGCGGATCCTAGACCGCGTGCTCGAAGCGTTGGACGACGACGAGCTGCGCGACCTGCTGCAGACCAACCTCAACGTGGGCCTACGCCGCTTGCGCATCGCGCCGCTGCTCGGCGAGGGGCTGCAGATGCTCCTGCGCTCCGACCGCGAGCGGGAATTGATGGATGCCGGCATCGGCCTTGCCTACGACTACCTGCACGAGAACAAGGCGTCGATCCATCGGCGCATCGTGGAAGAGACGCCCTGGTGGCTTCCCAACATCGTCGATAGGGAGATCTACCGGCGCCTGGTGACAGAACTCGAGCGCTTTCTCCTGCGCGTGCGCCACGACCCTAACGATCCGGACCGCACGCGCTTCAACCGCGGCATCCGCGACCTCGTCGTGCGCCTGCAGGAAGACCCGGAACTCAACGCCACCGCGGAACGCATCAAGCGCAACCTGATCGACGATCCCGCCGTGCAGGACTTCCTCTCCAACCTTCTGACCCAGATCCGGGTGTACGTCCGGCGCGAGACCGAGCGTCCCAACTCACGCCTGGCCAGGCGTATCGCCGAGGCCCTCGCCACCCTCGCCGGCACCCTGCGCGAGCGCGAGGACACGCGGCGCGAGATCAACGAGTGGTTGGGAGAAGCCGTGCTGCACACGGTGAGCCACTTCCGCGGCGACATGGCGCGGGTGATCTCGGAGACCGTGCGCGAGTGGGATGCTGAGCTCACCGCGGAACGGGTCGAACTCTACGTGGGGCGGGATCTGCAGTTCATCCGCATCAACGGTACCCTGATCGGCGGCCTCGTCGGCCTCACGATCCACCTCGTCACCCAGCTCCTGGGCCTGCACTAGCGCCTTTGCCGGGCCGTCACCCCGCCGCCGGCGGCGGTAACTCCGCCAGCGTGCGCAGGCGCTCGGGAAACGCGCGGCGCATCGACTTCACCTGATTCGCCGAGTACATCGCCTCGAGGGTGGTCACCGACACCACGAAGTAGTGGATGGCGCCGAGCACCTGATAGGTGTGCGTCGCCACCAGGTGCGCAGGGGCACACTCCCACCCGGGTGCGACCTTCAACAGGCTATGCAGGCGATCTATGAAGGGACGCAGGTACCAGGTGCCGGCGCTGGCAGCGCGGGACCGGTTGTCCAGGAGCTCGCGCATCAATAGCTGCGTGTCCTTCGGGTCGCGCTGGGCGCGACGATGTAGGCCCACGATCGCGTCCGCAAAGGTCGCTTCGTCCTCGATCTGCGCCAGCAGACGCGTCGAGATGTCGCTCAACACGACGCCGTAGAGCTTCTCTTTGGTGCCGAAGTGGTGGATCAAGGCCTGCTTGGTCAAGGCCACCTCGCGCGCGATCTGATCCATGCTGGCGCCGTAGAAGCCCTTCTCGGCGAACAGCGCAAACGCGGCCTGGAGAAAGCGGTCACGCGTGTCCGATGGTGCGGCTGGAATGCTCATGTGACGGACTATAGCTTGACCCCTTACCAGTTGGTAGGTATATAGCACTTACCAACTGGTAAGGGTCAAGCTATGCAGCAGACAGAACAGACGGAATTGCTGGCGGAGCTACTCGGCCTCAAGGAGGCCAAGCAGTGCTTCCTCGACGAGCGCATGACGCAAAGCCCCGTGGAGGACTACACCGACCCACGGCGCTTCGAGCGCGAGCGAGCCCGCGTCTTCGGCGAGCTCCCGCAGATACTCGCCCACAGCAGCGAACTCGCACAGCCCAACGGATTCCTAAGGCGCGAACTCAACAGGAGACCACTGCTGCTCACGCGGGGCGAAGACGGTGAAGCGCGGGTCTTCCTGAACGTCTGCCGCCACCGCGGCACGCGCCTGGTGGACGACGCCACAGGCTGCCGGCAACGCTTCACCTGCCCCTACCACGCGTGGACCTGGAACAACCGAGGCGACTTCATCGGCGCCCCTCACTTCGACGCCGGGTTCCCCGACCTCGACCGCACCACCCTGGGCCTGCGGCGGGTGCCGACGACCGAGGCGCACGGCTTCATCTGGACGGTGCCGGCCGAGCGCTCAGGTGAACTGAGCCAGCACCTCGCCCCGTTGGAGGAGGATCTCGCCTGGATCGGCACGCAGACGCTCACCGTGCACGACACACAGGTGCACACCTGGCGCTGCAACTGGAAGCTACTGGTGGAGGGGGGCCTCGAGGCCTATCACTTTCGTGTAGCCCACCGGAAAACCATCGCCGCGCTCTTCAACGACAACCTCTCGAGCTATCGGTGCTTCGGACCGCACATCCGCTCCGTGCTACCACGCTCGACGATCGCCGAACTCAACCAGCAGCCGCCCGAGGCCTGGTGCATCCGCGACTACGCCAACGTGCTGTACACCGTGTTCCCCACCTCGATGCTGCTGGTGCAAGCCGATCACGTGATCTGGGTCGGCCTGGATGCACAGGGGCCGGCGCAGACCCAGGTGCGCGTGGCCACCCTCAAGCCCTCAGCGCCCGGCCAGGACGATAGCTATTGGGACAGGAACCACGCGCTGACCGTCGCCACCC
This DNA window, taken from Pseudomonadota bacterium, encodes the following:
- a CDS encoding TonB-dependent receptor — its product is MQEANPFSSARTGRGCTTSLSVAVGAALLINHGAVLAQEDDDEDHRPIDEIEVVATLLDNTIDEIGQGVTVLEGDELERLRTNTIGEMLALTPGVTASDFGAGASRPVIRGLGGPRVRVQEDGISTLDVSTVSVDHAVALEPLLVERVEVLRGPATLAYGSGAVGGVVNTITTRLPTEIPDGLEGRFRLGGNTVANEQSAALALRGGIGQIVLQVDASIRDQDDYDIPGVAITLEDFEEEQERGTVANSALESSAFGGGLSWIGERGYFGVNVSTFETTYGVPTIEEEEEEEGEEGEEEEGEEGISIDLEQTRIDFKAGIEPASGFLSKIELRGAYNDYDHVELEGEEIGTTFANEAFEARLDIAHQPIGDWVGSFGVQFATAEFSAIGAEAFVPPVDTTSVGVYLIEELDLDDWFFSIGGRFETQDQEPVAGGSVDDTAFSVSASAIRTFAERHRIGLTLNRAQRLPSAEELFSDGPHLATSTFEIGDATLDVETSNHAELSWRYSGERVGFSATGYVTDFEDFIFLAETDDIEDGLPVFLWTQADADFVGFEAEFSATLAEFSQGGDLDLSLFADVVSGELSGGGNLPRISPARVGGRLEYHDRRLTTGFDIAQIFDQDDVAEFETETDGYTMLNADISLVLAEDALVPVEVFVRASNLLDEDARRHTSFVKDLAPLPGRNYTIGLRGRF
- the pyrF gene encoding orotidine-5'-phosphate decarboxylase; amino-acid sequence: MVEELHSAAPSPSLPARERLIFALDVHGDEAARALVDALGDAIQFYKLGLGLLTSADYFGLTRWLAEERGHRLFADLKFHDIPATVASAVRGLRGRGIRYVTVHSDPRVMEAAVEAAGEEIGVLAVTVLTSLDLQDLQRLGHAVPSVEALVLERARLAHACGCAGVIASGQEAAAIRASLPASDAPFRIVTPGIRPAGEGEQAADQKRIVTPADAFTLGADHIVVGRPIRDAADPRAAALAIQRTIAEIFET
- the hemE gene encoding uroporphyrinogen decarboxylase, translating into MTDNNTDFAPLSNDLFLRALLRQPIDRTPVWMMRQAGRYLPEYREVRRQAGDFLSLCMAPELACEVTLQPLRRYPLDAAILFSDILTVPHAMGLGLHFVTGEGPVFSSPVRNQADVDKIGVPDPEQELRYVMDAVRLIRRELGGKVPLIGFAGSPWTVGTYMVEGGSSKNFALIKGLIYSDPKLAHQLLNTVALATATYLNAQIAAGAQAVMIFDTWGGALSPSDYREFSLRYMAQVVESLHREHNGQRIPVVLFTKGGGAWLADMANTGCDALGVDWTTDLADARAKVGDRVALQGNLDPCVLYASPDRIREQVGKVLASYGKGASGHVFNLGHGIHPNVDPEHAGAMIAAVHELSPAYHEA
- a CDS encoding DUF445 domain-containing protein: MNEASEAPTEAWQRRRLHRMQAVAGGLLALMALTFAITFRLGTDASWVGYLRAFTEAAMVGALADWFAVTALFRHPLGIPIPHTAIIPQRKDQLGEALARFVRENFLSTETLSARLAHIDFADAGATWMAKPKNAARVGREAARILDRVLEALDDDELRDLLQTNLNVGLRRLRIAPLLGEGLQMLLRSDRERELMDAGIGLAYDYLHENKASIHRRIVEETPWWLPNIVDREIYRRLVTELERFLLRVRHDPNDPDRTRFNRGIRDLVVRLQEDPELNATAERIKRNLIDDPAVQDFLSNLLTQIRVYVRRETERPNSRLARRIAEALATLAGTLREREDTRREINEWLGEAVLHTVSHFRGDMARVISETVREWDAELTAERVELYVGRDLQFIRINGTLIGGLVGLTIHLVTQLLGLH
- a CDS encoding helix-turn-helix domain-containing protein, which codes for MSIPAAPSDTRDRFLQAAFALFAEKGFYGASMDQIAREVALTKQALIHHFGTKEKLYGVVLSDISTRLLAQIEDEATFADAIVGLHRRAQRDPKDTQLLMRELLDNRSRAASAGTWYLRPFIDRLHSLLKVAPGWECAPAHLVATHTYQVLGAIHYFVVSVTTLEAMYSANQVKSMRRAFPERLRTLAELPPPAAG
- a CDS encoding aromatic ring-hydroxylating dioxygenase subunit alpha; amino-acid sequence: MQQTEQTELLAELLGLKEAKQCFLDERMTQSPVEDYTDPRRFERERARVFGELPQILAHSSELAQPNGFLRRELNRRPLLLTRGEDGEARVFLNVCRHRGTRLVDDATGCRQRFTCPYHAWTWNNRGDFIGAPHFDAGFPDLDRTTLGLRRVPTTEAHGFIWTVPAERSGELSQHLAPLEEDLAWIGTQTLTVHDTQVHTWRCNWKLLVEGGLEAYHFRVAHRKTIAALFNDNLSSYRCFGPHIRSVLPRSTIAELNQQPPEAWCIRDYANVLYTVFPTSMLLVQADHVIWVGLDAQGPAQTQVRVATLKPSAPGQDDSYWDRNHALTVATLREDFELAESMQAGMGSGANTALRFGRFEGALHRFNETVRAAAGRA